CCCTGGTGGGTCTGGGCCTTTGCGGGGCTCGCCATCGTCGTCGCTCTCGGGCGGCGTCACATCGCGGTTTCGGGGGTGATCCTGGGCCTGTGCATGATTGCCGAGCTGGTGATCCTGCTTGTCCTTGATCTCGCGATCCTCGCCCATGGCGGCGGCGCGGCCGGGATCTCGGTCTCGGGCTTCCGCCTGTCCGAGGTTTTCGGCCCCGGCCTTGGCGTTACCATGGTTTTCGTTCTCGGCTCCTATGTCGGCTTCGAAGCCACCGCGATCTTCGGCGAGGAAGCCTCGAACCCCGACCGCACCATCCCCCGCGCGACCTATATCGCCGTGATCCTGATCACCGCCTTCTATGCCTTTTCGACCTGGGCGATCGTGCAATATTACGGCCCCGACAAGGCGCAGGCCGCCGCCTCCGCCTCGCTCGAAGGGTTCTATTTCGCCCCGATGGAGGCGCTTCTGGGCGGCTGGGTGGTGAAACTGGCCAATGTCCTCCTCATCACCAGCCTCTTTGCCTGCCTTCTGTCCTTCCACAACACGCTCAACCGCTATTTCTACGCGCTGGGGCACGAGGGGCTGCTGTCCTCGCATGTGACGAAAGTGCATGACGATCACGGCTCGCCGCATGTGGCGGGGCTGGTGCAGGCGGCGCTGGTGGCGACGATCCTCGGTCTTTTCGCGCTGATCGGCGCCGACCCCTACGGCGTCGTCTTCTCCTGGATGTCGGCGCTTGCGGTGCTCTCCATCGTCGCGGTGCAGATCATGGTCTCGGTCGCCGTCATCGCCTTTTTCCGCCGTGACAGCTTTGGCCGCTCGCCCCTTGTCACCCTTGTCGCGCCGATCCTTGCCACGCTGGGCCTGATGACCGCTTTCGGCCTTGTCTGGTCGAACCTCTCGATGCTGACCGGGTCCGAAAGCCCGATCGTGCAGGCCTTCCCGGTGATCGTGGTCTGCGTCGCGGCCTCGGGTTCGCTTCTTGCGCTGCGGATCAAGCGCAGCCAGCCCGAGCTTTACGCCCGCCTTGGCCGCGCCTTCGACTGAGCCTTTCCCGCCCTGCCACCCGGCGGGGCATCCCTTCCCAAACCAGTGAGAAATCCCATGAACGCCGAAACGCGTATCGACTTTCTGTACCTTTCCGAACCCGACATGATCAAGGCGGGCGTCACCGACATGGCCGCTTGCGTCGATTGCATGGAGGAGATGTTCGGCCTTCTGCACGCGGGCGATTACCGCATGGCCGGGCCGAACAACGACAGCCACGGCGCGATGGTGGTCTTTCCGGCCGAAAGCCCGTTCCCGACGATGCCGAAACCCACCGCGGACCGCCGCTTCATGGCGATGCCCGCTTACTTGGGCGGCCGCTTCTGCACCACCGGGATGAAGTGGTACGGCTCGAACATTGCGAACCGGCAAAGGGGCCTGCCGCGCTCGATCCTGATGTTCACGCTCAATGACACCGAGACCGGGGCGCCGCTCGCGCATATGTCGGCCAACCTCCTGTCCGCCTATCGCACCGGGGCGGTGCCCGGCGTGGGGGCGCGTCATCTTGCCCGGCCCGACTCGAAGATCGTCGGTATCCTGGGGCCGGGGGTGATGGCGAAGACGACTTTGGCCGCCTTCATGGTCGCCTGCCCGAAAATCGACACGCTGAAGGTCAAGGGCCGCGGCGAGAAGAGCCTGCAGAACTTCCTGGCCTGGGTGGCGGAAACCTATCCGCAGATCACCAGCGTGACGGTCGTTGACAGCATCGAAGAGGTCGTGCGCGGCTCGGATTTGTTCTCCTATTGCAACTCGGGCGAGACCGGCGACCCCTCGACTTATCCGATCGTCAAACGCGACTGGGTCAAGCCCGGCGCCTTCATGGCGATGCCCGCGGTGTGCAACATCGACGAGGGGATGCAGGCCCCCGACGTGCGAAAAGTGCTTGATAATACCGGGCTTTACGAGGCCTGGTATGAAGAGGTGCCAAAGCCCGCGCATGCCACCATCCCGGTGATCGGCGTCAAGTTCATGGACATGATCGCCGAGGGGAAACTCTCCCATGACGATCTGGAAGACC
This DNA window, taken from Rhodobacter capsulatus SB 1003, encodes the following:
- a CDS encoding tyramine oxidase subunit B, whose product is MNAETRIDFLYLSEPDMIKAGVTDMAACVDCMEEMFGLLHAGDYRMAGPNNDSHGAMVVFPAESPFPTMPKPTADRRFMAMPAYLGGRFCTTGMKWYGSNIANRQRGLPRSILMFTLNDTETGAPLAHMSANLLSAYRTGAVPGVGARHLARPDSKIVGILGPGVMAKTTLAAFMVACPKIDTLKVKGRGEKSLQNFLAWVAETYPQITSVTVVDSIEEVVRGSDLFSYCNSGETGDPSTYPIVKRDWVKPGAFMAMPAVCNIDEGMQAPDVRKVLDNTGLYEAWYEEVPKPAHATIPVIGVKFMDMIAEGKLSHDDLEDLGAIVAGEAPGRKNDQEIIIMSVGGMPVEDVAWGTVLYRNALERGIGVKLNLWDEPVLR
- a CDS encoding APC family permease; the encoded protein is MENQPGANRLQANSIGLAHIIFFVVAAAAPMTAVVGATPPAFAFGNGAGVPGAFILAGILYLLFSVGFTAMTRHISGAGAFYAYITRGLGSPAGIGGALTALLAYFAIQISVFALFAVFVSGFAASLGLDLPWWVWAFAGLAIVVALGRRHIAVSGVILGLCMIAELVILLVLDLAILAHGGGAAGISVSGFRLSEVFGPGLGVTMVFVLGSYVGFEATAIFGEEASNPDRTIPRATYIAVILITAFYAFSTWAIVQYYGPDKAQAAASASLEGFYFAPMEALLGGWVVKLANVLLITSLFACLLSFHNTLNRYFYALGHEGLLSSHVTKVHDDHGSPHVAGLVQAALVATILGLFALIGADPYGVVFSWMSALAVLSIVAVQIMVSVAVIAFFRRDSFGRSPLVTLVAPILATLGLMTAFGLVWSNLSMLTGSESPIVQAFPVIVVCVAASGSLLALRIKRSQPELYARLGRAFD